In Burkholderiales bacterium, the following proteins share a genomic window:
- a CDS encoding acyl-CoA dehydrogenase family protein has translation MASEHAAMLKESVADFIARGMDIGRVRKLRGTPGEYDRAVWKQMADLGWLGIAVPEAYGGMGLGLAETAIVAEGLGRALAPEPYTACAVLAATILAEGDNEPLKADVLPRIAGGDLIPAVAWQEQAGATDGAHVALAATPFEGGYRLNGTKRYVVGAAGADAYIVAGKADSGLVLGYLDRNAAGVTQALEPLADGRHFGTLALDNALVPRERVIATGDAAAAALSRALDRARAVASAELYGVMSRALEMSVDYMKTRVQFGKPIGSFQALQHRAVNLYIQQQLASATLDDSLRVLDRDPEPRQRAAIASRLKARCSDAGVRIAREAIQIHGAIGFTDEYDAGLYLKRALVLAAWLGTATQHRRRYAALALQSED, from the coding sequence ATGGCATCCGAACACGCGGCGATGCTCAAGGAGAGCGTCGCCGACTTCATCGCGCGCGGCATGGACATCGGCCGCGTGCGCAAGCTGCGCGGCACGCCCGGCGAATATGACCGCGCCGTCTGGAAGCAGATGGCCGATCTGGGCTGGCTCGGCATCGCCGTTCCCGAGGCGTACGGCGGCATGGGGCTCGGCCTGGCGGAGACGGCCATCGTCGCCGAAGGGCTCGGCCGCGCGCTCGCGCCGGAGCCCTACACGGCGTGCGCGGTGCTCGCCGCGACGATTCTCGCCGAGGGCGACAACGAGCCGCTCAAGGCCGACGTGCTTCCGCGCATTGCCGGCGGCGACCTCATACCCGCGGTGGCGTGGCAGGAGCAGGCCGGCGCCACCGACGGCGCTCACGTCGCGCTCGCCGCGACGCCTTTCGAAGGCGGCTATCGGCTGAACGGCACCAAGCGCTACGTGGTCGGCGCCGCCGGCGCGGACGCTTACATCGTCGCAGGCAAGGCCGACAGCGGTCTCGTGCTCGGCTATCTCGATCGCAACGCGGCGGGCGTGACACAGGCGCTCGAGCCGCTCGCCGACGGCCGCCACTTCGGCACGCTCGCGCTCGACAACGCCCTGGTGCCGCGCGAGCGCGTGATCGCGACCGGCGATGCGGCGGCCGCGGCGCTCTCGCGCGCGCTCGACCGCGCGCGCGCCGTCGCGAGCGCGGAGCTCTACGGCGTGATGAGCCGCGCGCTCGAGATGAGCGTCGACTACATGAAGACGCGCGTGCAGTTCGGCAAGCCGATCGGGAGCTTCCAGGCGTTGCAGCACCGCGCGGTGAATCTCTACATCCAGCAGCAACTGGCTTCGGCGACGCTGGACGACAGCTTGCGGGTGCTCGATCGCGATCCCGAGCCGCGCCAGCGCGCCGCGATCGCGAGCCGGCTCAAGGCACGCTGCTCCGACGCAGGCGTGCGCATCGCGCGCGAAGCGATCCAGATCCACGGTGCGATCGGCTTCACCGACGAATACGACGCGGGGCTGTATCTGAAGCGCGCGCTCGTGCTCGCGGCGTGGCTCGGCACCGCGACCCAGCACCGCCGCCGTTACGCCGCGCTGGCGCTGCAATCGGAGGACTGA
- a CDS encoding acyl-CoA dehydrogenase family protein — protein sequence MAEIDYNALPDADFRAMVREFVETEYPQDMRFLSRRIRMDEARPWWNKLVKKGWIAPNWPRELGGMALDPGKMVIYLEEMERHGVMRAADQGITQVGPILMKYGTDAQKDYFLERTRTGDIIWAQGYSEPNAGSDLANLQTSAVIEGDEFVINGMKIWTSFAQESTHIYLLVRTDREAKKQKGISFLLIESDLPGITIRPIRNIAGHEEFCQVFFDNVRVPRDRLVGKLNEGWTVAKALLGHERLNIGSPRRPQYALMRLEMLARAKGLMDDAGFVDRFVAIKLDLEDLASLYGRYVEQVKRGEPLGPDVSQLKIWAMEVWQQLTDLLVETGAEDGVIEGAHDVAGVELDFLAPFYYARPGTIYGGSSEVQRNILSKYVLELPS from the coding sequence ATGGCTGAGATCGATTACAACGCGCTGCCGGACGCCGATTTCCGCGCCATGGTGCGCGAGTTCGTCGAAACCGAATATCCGCAGGACATGCGCTTCCTGTCGCGGCGCATCCGCATGGACGAAGCCCGCCCGTGGTGGAACAAGCTCGTAAAGAAAGGCTGGATCGCGCCCAACTGGCCGCGCGAGCTCGGCGGCATGGCCCTCGATCCGGGGAAGATGGTCATCTACCTCGAAGAGATGGAGCGCCACGGCGTCATGCGCGCCGCCGACCAGGGCATCACGCAGGTCGGACCGATCCTCATGAAATACGGGACCGACGCGCAGAAGGACTACTTTCTCGAGCGCACGCGCACCGGAGACATCATCTGGGCGCAGGGTTACTCCGAGCCGAACGCGGGCTCCGACCTCGCCAACCTGCAAACCTCAGCGGTGATCGAAGGCGACGAGTTCGTCATCAACGGCATGAAGATCTGGACGTCGTTCGCGCAGGAATCGACGCACATCTACCTGCTCGTGCGCACCGACCGCGAAGCGAAGAAGCAGAAAGGCATCAGCTTCCTGCTGATCGAGTCCGATCTGCCGGGGATCACGATTCGCCCGATCCGCAACATCGCGGGCCACGAAGAGTTCTGCCAGGTGTTCTTCGACAACGTGCGCGTGCCGCGCGACCGCCTGGTCGGCAAGCTCAACGAAGGCTGGACGGTGGCGAAGGCGCTGCTCGGGCATGAGCGCCTCAACATCGGCAGCCCGCGGCGGCCGCAGTACGCGCTGATGCGGCTCGAGATGCTGGCCCGCGCCAAAGGGCTGATGGACGATGCCGGTTTCGTCGACCGCTTCGTCGCGATCAAGCTCGACCTGGAAGATCTCGCTTCGCTCTACGGGCGATACGTCGAGCAGGTGAAGCGCGGCGAGCCGCTCGGGCCCGACGTGTCACAGCTCAAGATCTGGGCGATGGAAGTCTGGCAGCAGCTGACCGACCTCCTCGTGGAGACCGGAGCGGAGGACGGCGTGATCGAAGGTGCGCACGACGTGGCGGGGGTGGAGCTCGATTTCCTCGCGCCGTTCTATTACGCGCGGCCGGGGACGATCTACGGCGGGTCGAGCGAGGTCCAGCGGAACATACTGTCCAAATACGTTCTGGAGCTGCCGTCGTAG
- a CDS encoding chorismate lyase has protein sequence MTPIPRDTFWQPAPAAAGRYRPWLTDAGSLTARVKARCADFNVRLLFQGLRRPDRDERFVFPHGGRARVIVREVFLCCGEVPVVFAHTVLDPHDLHGTWRSVAKLGTRPLGAALFADPRVHRHALRSRKLHAHHELRRRLQRYTGEPAGSLWARRSLFHVHDSPILVTEVFLPEILRL, from the coding sequence GTGACACCCATTCCCCGCGACACTTTCTGGCAGCCCGCACCCGCTGCAGCCGGCCGCTATCGTCCCTGGTTGACCGATGCGGGCTCGCTCACCGCCCGAGTGAAGGCGCGGTGCGCCGACTTCAACGTGCGCCTGCTGTTCCAGGGGCTGCGCCGTCCCGATCGCGACGAGCGCTTCGTCTTTCCCCATGGCGGGCGGGCGCGCGTGATCGTGCGCGAGGTGTTCCTGTGCTGCGGCGAGGTGCCCGTCGTGTTCGCTCACACCGTGCTCGATCCGCACGACCTTCACGGTACGTGGCGCAGCGTCGCGAAGCTCGGCACGCGGCCGCTCGGCGCGGCGCTCTTCGCCGATCCGCGCGTGCATCGCCATGCGCTGCGCTCGCGCAAGCTCCACGCGCATCACGAGCTGCGGCGGCGGCTGCAGCGCTACACCGGCGAGCCCGCCGGTTCCTTGTGGGCCCGGCGCTCGCTATTCCACGTGCATGATTCCCCTATACTGGTGACCGAAGTCTTTCTTCCGGAGATACTTCGGCTATGA
- the ubiA gene encoding 4-hydroxybenzoate octaprenyltransferase, giving the protein MTLVERLGAYEKLMRLDRPIGILLLLWPTLWGLWYAAYDVPDLDILLIFFTGTVLMRSAGCIVNDFADRNFDPHVERTRNRPLAAGIIKPWEALVLAAVLFLLAFMLVLRTNELAVMLAFPALAIAVIYPFLKRFFSFPQAWLGIAFGFGIPMGYAAQYGKLVPVVWVLLIANVFWAIAYDTEYAMVDRDDDLKIGVKSSAILLGKHDVAGVMACHAIFLALMAIVGWWQLNGLLYYVGLIIAAVLVHQQYTMIRTRERDACFEAFLNNNWVGLAIFAGLALDLFFRVRIGWL; this is encoded by the coding sequence ATGACGCTCGTCGAGCGGCTCGGCGCGTACGAAAAGCTGATGCGGCTCGACCGGCCGATCGGCATCCTCCTCCTGCTATGGCCCACGCTGTGGGGCTTGTGGTACGCCGCTTACGACGTACCCGATCTCGACATCCTGTTGATCTTCTTCACCGGCACGGTGCTGATGCGCTCGGCGGGCTGCATCGTCAACGACTTCGCCGACCGCAACTTCGATCCGCACGTCGAGCGCACGCGTAACCGGCCGCTTGCCGCAGGCATCATCAAGCCGTGGGAAGCGCTCGTGCTCGCGGCCGTGCTGTTCCTCCTCGCGTTCATGCTGGTGCTGCGCACCAACGAGCTCGCGGTGATGCTCGCGTTTCCGGCCCTGGCGATCGCGGTGATCTACCCGTTTCTCAAGCGCTTTTTCTCTTTCCCGCAGGCCTGGCTGGGCATCGCTTTCGGCTTCGGCATCCCGATGGGCTATGCCGCGCAGTACGGCAAGCTCGTGCCGGTGGTGTGGGTGCTCCTGATCGCGAACGTGTTCTGGGCGATCGCCTACGACACCGAGTACGCGATGGTCGACCGCGACGACGACCTCAAGATCGGCGTCAAATCCTCGGCGATCCTCCTCGGCAAGCACGACGTCGCGGGGGTGATGGCGTGCCACGCGATCTTCCTCGCGCTGATGGCGATCGTCGGCTGGTGGCAGCTGAACGGGCTGCTCTATTACGTCGGACTGATCATCGCGGCGGTGCTCGTGCACCAGCAGTACACGATGATCCGCACGCGCGAGCGCGACGCCTGCTTCGAGGCCTTCCTCAACAACAACTGGGTCGGCCTCGCGATCTTCGCCGGGCTCGCGCTCGATCTCTTCTTCCGCGTCCGGATCGGCTGGCTGTGA
- the ubiD gene encoding 4-hydroxy-3-polyprenylbenzoate decarboxylase, whose amino-acid sequence MKYADLRDFLARLEAAGELKRVAAEVDPNLEMTEICDRVLKAGGPALLFEKPRGHSMPVLGNLFGTPRRVALGMGRDSVEALRELGQLLAYLKEPEPPKGLRDAWEKLPLLKQILTMEPRVVRDVPCQEVVKSGDEVDLAELPIQTCWPGDAAPLVTWGLTVTRGPSKKRQNLGIYRQQVIGRNKLIMRWLAHRGGALDFRDHTLAHPREPFPVAVALGADPATMLGAVTPVPDTLSEYQFAGLLRGAKTEIAKGLLSDLQVPARAEIVLEGHIYPDETALEGPFGDHTGYYNERERFPVFTVERITSRRDPIYHSTYTGKPPDEPAVLGMALNEVFVPLLAKQFPEIVDFYLPPEGCSYRLACVSMKKQYPGHAKRVMFGVWSFLRQFMYTKFIIVTDDDVNVRDWKEVIWALTTRVDPKRDTLIADSTPIDYLDFASPVAGLGSKMGIDATNKWPQETDREWGRPIAMSDEVKRRVDEIWKDLGL is encoded by the coding sequence GTGAAGTACGCCGACCTGCGCGATTTCCTGGCGCGGCTGGAAGCGGCCGGCGAGCTCAAGCGCGTCGCCGCGGAAGTCGATCCCAACCTCGAAATGACCGAGATCTGCGACCGCGTGCTCAAGGCGGGCGGCCCCGCGCTGCTCTTCGAGAAGCCGCGCGGACATTCGATGCCGGTGCTCGGCAATCTCTTCGGCACGCCGCGGCGGGTCGCGCTCGGCATGGGGCGCGACAGCGTCGAAGCGTTGCGCGAGCTGGGGCAGCTGCTCGCGTATCTGAAGGAGCCCGAGCCGCCGAAAGGCCTGCGCGATGCGTGGGAGAAGCTTCCGCTGCTCAAACAGATCCTCACCATGGAGCCGCGCGTGGTGCGCGACGTGCCGTGCCAGGAGGTGGTGAAGTCGGGAGACGAGGTCGACCTCGCCGAGCTGCCGATCCAGACGTGCTGGCCGGGCGACGCCGCGCCGCTCGTGACGTGGGGCCTCACGGTCACGCGCGGGCCGAGCAAGAAGCGCCAGAACCTCGGCATCTATCGCCAGCAGGTGATCGGCCGCAACAAGCTCATCATGCGCTGGCTCGCGCATCGCGGCGGCGCGCTCGACTTCCGCGATCACACGCTGGCCCATCCGCGCGAGCCGTTTCCCGTCGCGGTGGCGCTCGGGGCCGATCCGGCGACCATGCTCGGCGCGGTCACGCCGGTGCCGGACACGCTGTCGGAGTACCAGTTCGCCGGGCTGTTACGCGGCGCCAAGACCGAGATCGCGAAAGGCCTGCTTTCCGACCTGCAGGTGCCGGCGCGCGCCGAGATCGTGCTCGAAGGCCACATCTACCCGGACGAGACCGCGCTGGAAGGTCCTTTCGGCGACCACACCGGCTATTACAACGAGCGCGAGCGCTTTCCGGTGTTCACGGTCGAGCGGATCACCAGCCGGCGCGATCCGATCTATCACTCCACCTACACCGGCAAGCCGCCCGACGAGCCCGCGGTGCTCGGCATGGCGCTCAACGAAGTCTTCGTGCCGCTGCTCGCCAAGCAGTTCCCGGAGATCGTCGACTTCTACCTGCCGCCCGAAGGCTGCTCGTACCGCCTGGCGTGCGTGTCGATGAAGAAGCAGTACCCCGGTCACGCCAAGCGCGTCATGTTCGGCGTGTGGTCGTTCCTGCGGCAGTTCATGTACACCAAGTTCATCATCGTCACCGACGACGACGTGAACGTGCGCGACTGGAAGGAAGTGATCTGGGCGCTGACCACGCGCGTCGATCCCAAGCGCGACACGCTGATCGCGGATTCGACGCCGATCGACTATCTGGATTTCGCGAGCCCCGTCGCGGGTCTGGGCTCGAAGATGGGCATCGACGCGACCAACAAGTGGCCGCAGGAGACCGACCGCGAGTGGGGCCGGCCGATCGCGATGAGCGACGAGGTGAAACGGCGCGTCGACGAGATCTGGAAGGACCTGGGCCTGTAG
- the recG gene encoding ATP-dependent DNA helicase RecG produces MKSSSAADAATPDLTGIQRATLDKLAKLGVNRPFDLVLHLPLRYDDETRIHAIAEAPASLDVLVQGRVAKCDVKYRPRRQLVAHIEDGSGVLTLRFINFYPSQIKQLAEGTLVRAFGEIRHGFFGPEMVHPKVRTVHEDAAVAKALTPVYPTTAGLTQETLRRSIDRALRECDLADTLPATLTAALKLPRFKEAVTFLHRPPPEVSLGDLQAREHPAWRRIKFDELLAQQLSMRLHYSKRKAADAPALKAKRTLTKQLLASLPFELTAAQQRALHDIELDIAQPYPMQRLLQGDVGSGKTVVAALAALQAVENGKQVAVMAPTEILAEQHFRKLDGWFAPIGVEVTWIAGGLKKREREAALEAVASGRARVAVGTHALFEDVVQFDTLALAIVDEQHRFGVHQRLALRNKGTRAGKTQPHQLMMSATPIPRTLAMSYYADLDVSVIDELPPGRTPVATRLVSDSRRDEVVQRVRDACMAGSQAYWVCPLIEESETLQLKTALETYETVQAAFPELRSGLIHGRLKSDEKAAVMDAFKRGEIQLLVATTVIEVGVDVPNASLMVIEHAERMGLSQLHQLRGRVGRGAAKSTCILLYANPLTATARDRLKIIFENSDGFEVARHDLRIRGPGELLGARQSGVPMLRFADLAVDIDLLDAARDTAERLLRDDPDAAHAHLERWLGGRHELLKV; encoded by the coding sequence GTGAAATCTTCATCGGCCGCCGACGCCGCGACGCCCGACCTCACCGGCATACAGAGAGCGACCCTCGACAAGCTCGCGAAGCTTGGCGTAAACCGCCCTTTCGATCTGGTCCTGCATCTCCCTCTCCGCTACGACGACGAGACGCGCATCCACGCCATCGCCGAAGCGCCGGCCTCGCTCGACGTGCTGGTCCAGGGCCGTGTCGCCAAGTGCGACGTGAAGTATCGCCCCCGTCGCCAGCTCGTCGCGCACATCGAGGACGGCAGCGGCGTGCTCACCCTGCGCTTCATCAACTTCTATCCGAGCCAGATCAAGCAGCTCGCGGAAGGCACCCTGGTGCGCGCATTCGGCGAGATCCGTCACGGCTTCTTCGGGCCGGAGATGGTGCACCCCAAGGTCAGGACCGTGCACGAGGACGCGGCGGTGGCGAAGGCGCTGACGCCGGTCTATCCCACCACTGCGGGACTCACGCAGGAGACCCTGCGCCGCTCGATCGACAGAGCGCTGCGCGAATGCGACCTCGCCGACACCCTCCCTGCGACGCTGACCGCTGCGCTGAAGCTGCCGCGCTTCAAGGAAGCGGTGACGTTCCTGCATCGCCCGCCGCCCGAGGTGTCGCTGGGCGATCTCCAGGCGCGCGAGCACCCGGCGTGGCGCCGCATCAAGTTCGACGAGCTGCTCGCGCAACAGCTCTCGATGCGCCTGCACTACAGCAAGCGCAAGGCGGCCGACGCGCCGGCGCTGAAAGCCAAACGCACGCTCACCAAACAGCTCCTCGCTTCGCTGCCGTTCGAGCTGACCGCGGCCCAGCAGCGTGCGCTGCACGACATCGAGCTCGACATCGCGCAGCCCTATCCCATGCAGCGCCTGCTCCAGGGCGACGTGGGCAGCGGCAAGACGGTCGTTGCGGCGCTGGCGGCGTTGCAGGCGGTGGAGAACGGCAAGCAGGTCGCGGTGATGGCGCCGACCGAGATCCTCGCCGAGCAGCACTTCCGCAAGCTCGACGGCTGGTTTGCGCCGATCGGCGTCGAGGTGACGTGGATCGCGGGCGGACTGAAGAAGCGCGAGCGCGAAGCCGCGCTCGAAGCGGTCGCGAGCGGCCGTGCGCGCGTCGCGGTCGGGACGCACGCATTGTTCGAGGACGTCGTGCAGTTCGACACCCTCGCGCTCGCGATCGTCGACGAGCAGCACCGCTTCGGCGTGCACCAGCGCCTGGCGCTGCGCAACAAAGGCACGCGCGCGGGGAAGACGCAGCCGCACCAGCTCATGATGAGCGCCACGCCCATTCCGCGCACCCTCGCGATGAGCTATTACGCCGATCTCGACGTGTCGGTGATCGACGAGCTGCCGCCCGGCCGCACGCCGGTCGCGACGCGCCTCGTCTCCGACAGCCGCCGCGACGAGGTCGTGCAGCGCGTGCGCGATGCGTGCATGGCCGGCAGCCAGGCGTACTGGGTGTGCCCGCTCATCGAGGAGTCGGAGACCCTGCAGCTCAAGACCGCGCTCGAGACCTACGAGACCGTGCAGGCCGCGTTTCCGGAGCTCAGATCCGGTCTCATCCACGGGCGGCTCAAGAGCGACGAGAAAGCCGCGGTGATGGACGCCTTCAAGCGCGGCGAGATCCAGCTGCTCGTCGCGACCACGGTGATCGAGGTCGGCGTCGACGTGCCCAACGCGAGCCTGATGGTGATCGAGCACGCCGAGCGCATGGGCCTGTCGCAGCTGCATCAGCTTCGCGGCCGTGTCGGCCGCGGGGCCGCCAAGAGCACGTGCATCCTGCTCTACGCCAACCCGCTCACCGCGACCGCGCGCGACCGGCTGAAGATCATCTTCGAGAACAGCGACGGCTTCGAAGTCGCGCGCCACGACCTGCGCATCCGCGGCCCCGGCGAGCTGCTCGGCGCGCGCCAGAGCGGCGTGCCGATGCTGCGCTTCGCCGATCTCGCGGTGGACATCGATCTGCTCGATGCCGCGCGCGATACCGCGGAGCGACTGCTGCGCGACGATCCCGACGCCGCGCACGCCCATCTCGAGCGGTGGCTGGGGGGAAGGCACGAGTTGCTGAAGGTATAA
- a CDS encoding outer membrane beta-barrel protein, with the protein MKRVMKWLLAAAVALAALPAAAQLQFGRMDTGLYLGGSIGGSEYRNACAGIVGVSCDEKDVAWKGFAGWQFNRHLGLELGYANLGKAEVSGTGVSVRSRGADLVGVFTLPINEMFAVYGKAGVAYMRTKANAPGGEVKENTTDPTFGGGVRVNFARNFAARLEWQRYHDVGDENTTGKGKIDYWSIGLLYGWY; encoded by the coding sequence ATGAAGCGCGTAATGAAATGGCTGCTCGCCGCAGCGGTGGCCCTGGCCGCCCTGCCGGCCGCTGCTCAACTGCAGTTCGGGCGCATGGATACCGGGCTGTACCTCGGCGGGTCGATCGGGGGGTCGGAGTATCGCAACGCCTGCGCCGGTATCGTGGGCGTCTCCTGCGACGAGAAAGACGTCGCGTGGAAAGGATTTGCCGGCTGGCAGTTCAACCGCCATCTCGGACTCGAGCTCGGTTACGCCAATCTCGGCAAGGCCGAGGTGTCGGGGACGGGGGTGTCGGTCAGGTCGCGCGGCGCCGACCTCGTCGGCGTGTTCACGCTCCCGATCAACGAGATGTTCGCCGTCTACGGTAAAGCGGGCGTCGCCTATATGCGTACCAAGGCCAACGCCCCCGGGGGTGAGGTCAAGGAGAACACGACCGACCCCACCTTCGGCGGAGGCGTCCGGGTGAATTTCGCCCGCAACTTCGCGGCGCGCCTGGAATGGCAGCGCTACCACGACGTCGGCGACGAGAACACGACCGGCAAGGGCAAGATCGATTACTGGAGCATCGGGCTGCTCTACGGGTGGTACTGA
- a CDS encoding tetratricopeptide repeat protein, with translation MASLLLDNLLKMLAAGRDNALLRYSLGNEYLKAGEAAAAVEHLRAALAHDPEYSAAWKLLGKAHEAAGSRAEALDAYRKGIAVAEKKGDKQAAKEMAVFARRLESKP, from the coding sequence ATGGCGTCGCTCCTCCTGGACAACCTCCTCAAGATGCTCGCGGCCGGCCGCGACAACGCGCTGCTGCGCTACAGCCTCGGCAACGAGTACCTCAAGGCCGGCGAAGCCGCGGCCGCGGTGGAGCACTTGCGGGCGGCGCTCGCGCACGATCCGGAGTACTCCGCCGCGTGGAAGCTGCTCGGCAAAGCGCATGAGGCCGCGGGCTCTCGCGCCGAGGCGCTGGACGCATACCGCAAGGGTATCGCCGTCGCCGAGAAGAAAGGCGACAAGCAGGCGGCCAAGGAGATGGCGGTATTCGCGCGGCGGCTTGAATCCAAGCCGTGA
- a CDS encoding ATPase, T2SS/T4P/T4SS family has translation MDELDQSAAGLESIRVEERPAQSTLEKICDAENLATALGAKSTTSVVKLGDFLVQLGLLNRDQLGIALQYQQGDPKKHLGEILVELGFLTREQVDLVLCQKLGIPFVDLSKFVIEPRVLKALPEELVRKNAIVPLCYAEGRLVIAMPDPLQRDVIERVRFFTQGGVVPVMANVDEIERVIVTFFGGPTERHEIQAIARQLRDELSQDHEAKDEAIKENDSTLVRLVNKMIIDAHNAGASDIHVEANRGRENVVVRFRNDGVLSEYLRLPYNFRSAMVSRLKIMAGLDISERRRAQDGRINFLEFSHIELELRVVTVPTRDSLEDVVMRLLAATEALPLPKLGLSENQMKQVRELIRKPYGLILAAGPTGSGKTTSLHSLVSEINEPGTKIWTAENPIEITQQGLRQVQVNPRIGWDFATVMRAFLRADPDVIMVGEMRDQETAGIAVEASLTGHLVLSTLHTNSAAETVVRLLDMGIDPFSFSDSLLAVLAQRLARRLCIRCRVKRPARPDEIQALAGEYCFDTELKPADLIEQWNARYGGRLVMHDVRGCDFCRRTGYRGRIGLFELLIVTPEMRRMMLRRASAPELRLYAMSAGMRTLKQDGIDKVLAGDTDMHEVRAAAF, from the coding sequence ATGGACGAGCTCGATCAATCCGCCGCAGGCCTCGAGTCGATCCGCGTAGAAGAGCGTCCTGCGCAGTCGACGCTCGAGAAGATCTGCGACGCCGAAAACCTCGCCACGGCGCTCGGCGCGAAAAGCACGACCTCGGTCGTCAAGCTCGGCGACTTCCTCGTGCAGCTCGGGCTGCTCAATCGCGATCAGCTCGGCATCGCGCTCCAGTACCAGCAGGGCGACCCGAAGAAACACCTCGGCGAGATCCTCGTCGAGCTGGGCTTTCTCACGCGCGAGCAGGTCGACCTCGTGCTGTGCCAGAAGCTCGGCATTCCTTTCGTCGACCTCTCGAAGTTCGTGATCGAGCCGCGGGTGCTGAAAGCGCTGCCCGAAGAGCTCGTGCGCAAGAACGCGATCGTGCCGCTGTGCTACGCCGAGGGGCGTCTGGTGATTGCGATGCCCGATCCGCTCCAGCGCGACGTGATCGAGCGCGTGCGCTTCTTCACCCAGGGCGGGGTGGTGCCGGTGATGGCGAACGTCGACGAGATCGAGCGCGTCATCGTCACGTTCTTCGGCGGCCCGACCGAGCGCCACGAGATCCAGGCGATCGCCCGGCAGCTCCGCGACGAGCTGTCGCAGGACCACGAGGCCAAGGACGAGGCGATCAAGGAGAACGACAGCACGCTCGTTCGCCTCGTCAACAAGATGATCATCGACGCGCACAACGCGGGCGCGTCGGACATCCACGTCGAGGCGAACCGCGGCCGCGAGAACGTGGTGGTGCGCTTCCGCAACGACGGCGTGCTGTCGGAGTACCTGCGGCTGCCCTACAACTTCCGCTCGGCCATGGTGTCGCGGCTGAAGATCATGGCCGGGCTCGACATCTCCGAGCGCCGGCGCGCGCAGGACGGCCGCATCAACTTCCTCGAGTTCAGCCACATCGAGCTCGAGCTGCGCGTGGTCACGGTGCCGACGCGCGACAGCCTCGAGGACGTGGTGATGCGGCTGCTCGCGGCGACCGAGGCGCTGCCGCTGCCCAAGCTCGGCCTTTCCGAGAACCAGATGAAGCAGGTGCGCGAGCTCATCCGCAAGCCGTACGGCCTCATCCTCGCGGCGGGTCCGACCGGATCGGGCAAGACCACCTCGCTGCACTCGCTGGTGAGCGAGATCAACGAGCCCGGCACCAAGATCTGGACGGCGGAGAACCCGATCGAGATCACGCAGCAGGGCTTGCGGCAGGTGCAGGTCAACCCGCGCATCGGCTGGGATTTCGCGACCGTGATGCGCGCGTTCCTGCGGGCGGACCCTGACGTCATCATGGTCGGCGAGATGCGCGACCAGGAGACCGCGGGCATCGCGGTCGAGGCCTCGCTCACCGGCCACCTCGTGCTCTCGACGCTGCACACCAACAGCGCGGCCGAGACCGTGGTGCGCCTGCTCGACATGGGCATCGACCCGTTCAGCTTCAGCGATTCGCTGCTCGCGGTGCTCGCGCAGCGTCTCGCCCGCCGTCTGTGCATACGCTGCCGCGTCAAGCGCCCGGCCAGACCGGACGAAATCCAGGCGCTGGCCGGGGAGTATTGCTTCGATACCGAGCTCAAACCGGCCGACCTGATCGAGCAGTGGAACGCGCGCTACGGCGGGCGGCTCGTGATGCACGACGTGCGCGGCTGCGACTTCTGCCGCCGCACCGGCTACCGCGGCCGTATCGGTCTGTTCGAGCTCCTCATCGTGACCCCCGAGATGCGGCGCATGATGCTGCGGCGGGCGTCGGCGCCGGAGCTGCGCCTCTACGCGATGAGCGCCGGCATGCGGACGCTCAAGCAGGACGGCATCGACAAAGTGCTCGCGGGCGATACCGACATGCACGAGGTGCGCGCGGCGGCATTTTGA